A stretch of DNA from Microlunatus sp. Gsoil 973:
TGGAACCGGCCGCAGCCGACGAAGCGTTCACCATTGCCGGCCCGGCGGCGTTCACCTCCGGTGATCTGGCGCGGTTGGCGACCGGTCGGCTGGACGACCTGGGGGACGTGTCGGACCCCAAGTTCGACACCACGAAGGCCGAGACGATCCTCGGCTGGCGTCCCGCGTATCAACTGGTAGCGGCAGAACCCGGACCATCGGGGTGGTGGTCGCCGTGATCCGACCCTTCCTGCAGTCCCAGGTCGCGCTGATCACCGGCGCCGGGCGCGGGATAGGCGCCGCGACCGCCGAGCTACTGGCCCGGGCCGGAGCACAGGTGGTGGCGGTGGCCCGGTCGAAGCACGAACTGGACCAGCTCGGCCGACGGATCAACCAGGAGTTGGCCGGCCGCCCGGCTGCGGTCCGGGGCGGGATCCTGGCGGATTCGGCCGATGTGGCTGATCGCCGTGACGTGCAGGAGGTCGTTTCGCGTACCCGGAACCGGTACGGCGGGATCGACCTGTTGATCAACGTCGCCGGCATCGTCGACCCGCTCGGCAGGCCGCTGTGGGAAGTCACCGAATCGGAATGGGCCTCCTGCCTCGCCACCAACCTGGCTGGGCCGTTCCACACGATGGCGACCGTGATCCCGGCCATGCTGGACGACGGTGGCGGCCGGATCATCAGCGTCTCGTCCCGGGCAGCGATCATCCCGGTCACCAACGCCGCTCCGTACAGCGCCGCCAAGGCGGGTCTTGATCATCTCACCCGCACTGTGGCCGCCGAGCTGGACGGCACCGGGGTCACGGCGGTCACCGTCGATCCCGGGCCGACCGACACGCC
This window harbors:
- a CDS encoding SDR family NAD(P)-dependent oxidoreductase, whose protein sequence is MVAVIRPFLQSQVALITGAGRGIGAATAELLARAGAQVVAVARSKHELDQLGRRINQELAGRPAAVRGGILADSADVADRRDVQEVVSRTRNRYGGIDLLINVAGIVDPLGRPLWEVTESEWASCLATNLAGPFHTMATVIPAMLDDGGGRIISVSSRAAIIPVTNAAPYSAAKAGLDHLTRTVAAELDGTGVTAVTVDPGPTDTPTFDRVIDNLFPDAPAFAVDRRRRPVEDAAVLLAWLCSPATAGLTGVHITWNDPRVARRVAGFEQWLTVWGGGVPTRPAGRIRGGRYG